AGCGGGCGATTTCTGCAGTTTGACCGGTTGCGGGCGGCTGACCTGCCACCGAACCAGTATTCATTGGTTTAAGTTGCTGCATCCGCGCAATCAGATTACCGAGCCCCTCTGAAGCAGAATGAAAATCAGAATCTTCAGTATTTCCCTGCTTCAGAAATTCATTCCAGAGAGGTCTCATCTTGATCGCCAGATCGACTTCCGGATTTGACCCCGCCTGATAGGCGCCAATTGAGATCAGATCTTCTGACTGCTGATAAGCGGCCATCAGTTTCTTGATCTGAGCCACAGCCTGCTGATGCGCGGGTGATGTAATATCGTTCATGGAACGGCTGATGCTCTGCAGCACATCAATCGCCGGCCAGTGTGATTCATGTGCCAGTTTCCGAGAAAGCATAATATGCCCATCCAGAATTCCGCGTACCGTATCAGAAATCGGCTCGTTCGCATCATCGGCTTCAACCAGAACAGTATAGAACCCGGTGATGCTGCCAGATTCAGTCCGCCCACTCCGTTCAAGCAGCTTAGGCAGGAGGGAAAACACGCTGGGTGGATAGCCCCTTGTCGCCGGTGGCTCTCCTGCTGCCAGCCCGATTTCCCGCTGTGCCAGTGCATAGCGGGTTACGCTGTCCATCATCAGCAGGACATCTTTGCCACAGTCTCGGAAATATTCAGAAACAGCGGTCGCCAGATGAGCCGCCCGTAATCGAATCAATGCAGGTTCATCACTCGTAGCGACGATTACCACACTGCGTTCCAGCCCTTCTTGCCCTAAATCACGATCCAGAAACTCACGAACCTCACGCCCTCGCTCACCCACCAGGCATACGACATTAATATCAGCAGAACTCTGACGCGCCATTTGCCCCAAGAGTGTACTTTTACCAACACCGCTCCCGGCGAAAATCCCAAGTCGTT
The sequence above is a segment of the Gimesia algae genome. Coding sequences within it:
- a CDS encoding FliI/YscN family ATPase, which codes for MFDVSQQIKQILPFRLTGRVTRVVGLTASVSGFPAPLGSVCAIDRENGSAIEAEVVGFQNEETLLLPYEDLAGIRRGDRVSLIQSVPAVAVGQGILGRVLDGRGRCIDGKNQAMLSHRANLKAKPISPLNRPRIDTPLSTGIRTIDGLLTCGKGQRLGIFAGSGVGKSTLLGQMARQSSADINVVCLVGERGREVREFLDRDLGQEGLERSVVIVATSDEPALIRLRAAHLATAVSEYFRDCGKDVLLMMDSVTRYALAQREIGLAAGEPPATRGYPPSVFSLLPKLLERSGRTESGSITGFYTVLVEADDANEPISDTVRGILDGHIMLSRKLAHESHWPAIDVLQSISRSMNDITSPAHQQAVAQIKKLMAAYQQSEDLISIGAYQAGSNPEVDLAIKMRPLWNEFLKQGNTEDSDFHSASEGLGNLIARMQQLKPMNTGSVAGQPPATGQTAEIAR